From a single Paenibacillus sp. FSL R5-0345 genomic region:
- a CDS encoding ABC transporter permease, translating to MRNLLRAESYFIKRDTMFKGISLLFLIASLVLAFWIGSKGGFEVANLAEPLTIVMPLSIFFYFIIPIYICFFSTEGFEYGSIKVILASGQSRFIYITGKYLSALKIIVWWMLQFTGVFYLTYMIAALIIGNDIGNRNLNADLIQVSRVLGLNILYLSAYATLIIMVGLIIKRTASAVVATFLIIFGDFMISGYFRDASSTWLRAVSDHALTTQVMKFSGIYVVNSQHIVLTGAKDFMEVLLIPVIIIAISLSVTYISFGKRDIHA from the coding sequence ATGAGGAATTTACTGAGAGCTGAGTCTTACTTTATAAAAAGGGATACCATGTTTAAGGGGATATCTCTGCTGTTTCTTATAGCGAGTCTGGTATTAGCGTTCTGGATTGGCAGTAAAGGTGGTTTTGAAGTCGCTAATCTCGCGGAACCCTTAACGATTGTAATGCCTTTATCCATATTTTTTTATTTTATTATTCCAATATACATATGTTTTTTTTCAACCGAAGGATTTGAATATGGGTCTATCAAAGTTATCCTTGCTTCAGGACAAAGTAGATTTATTTACATCACAGGGAAATATCTTTCTGCCTTAAAAATTATAGTATGGTGGATGTTGCAATTTACAGGAGTATTTTATCTCACGTATATGATAGCTGCCTTGATAATTGGGAATGACATCGGTAATCGGAATTTAAATGCTGACTTGATTCAGGTTTCTCGTGTACTGGGATTAAATATCCTTTATTTATCAGCTTATGCCACTCTAATTATTATGGTGGGCCTTATTATTAAAAGAACAGCCTCTGCGGTAGTTGCAACCTTTCTAATTATATTCGGAGACTTCATGATATCCGGTTATTTCCGTGATGCTTCCTCAACATGGCTAAGGGCGGTTTCAGACCATGCTTTAACGACGCAGGTTATGAAGTTTTCTGGAATCTACGTCGTTAACTCACAACATATAGTCTTGACCGGAGCAAAGGATTTTATGGAAGTGTTGCTGATCCCTGTGATTATCATAGCTATCAGTTTGTCTGTCACCTATATTTCGTTTGGAAAAAGAGATATTCATGCGTAG